DNA from Cupriavidus necator N-1:
CGCGGCGTCGGGCCGCTGCAGGCTGGCGACGCCGGCCACGGTGCGGAGCACGTCGAGCGTGGTGAACAGGCTGCCCGGCATGGCTTGCGGCAGCCATAGCAGGCGGACATGCAGCGGGATGTTCTGTGACGGCTGCTCGATGGCGGCTGGCATGCCTGGGGGCGTGGTCGGGTGCATGGCGCGAGGAGTTGGCAGGATGCCGTGGCGGGATCGGCATCCGGATTGGCGATATTGATCCTCCCCTAAGGTTCTGGCAAGGGCTAGCATCGTGCAGTTGTGCCGTGGCGCTGCCCGTGCGCCGGGGCATGGCACCAACAAGACCAATCCGAGGAGATTCCATGCCGTTTTCCGTTCGCCACGTTGCCGTTGCCGCCGCCCTGACGCTTGCCGGGGCCGGCACCCTGGCCAGTGCCGCCCAGCCCGACGCCGCGCTGCTGTCCGCCGCGCAGTCGGCCCAGCCCGCGCTGGTGCAGTCGCTCAAGGAGATGGTGACGATCGAATCCGGCAGCGCCAACGCGAAGGGGCTGGCGCAGATGGCCGGCTATACCGAGAAGCGCCTGAAGGCGCTGGGCGCGAAGGTTGAACGCATGCCGGTCACCAAGGGCCCGGGCACCATGGTCAAGGCCACCTTCACCGGTACCGGCAAGCGCCGCATCATGCTGATCGCCCACATGGACACGGTGTACCCGGAAAACACGCTGGCCACGCAGCCCATCCGCGAGGAAGGCAACCGGCTCTACGGGCCGGGCATTGCCGACGACAAGGGCGGCATCGCCGTGATCCTGCATTCGCTGGAGATCCTGAAGAACCAGGGCTGGCGCGACTACGCGCAGATCACGGTGCTGTTCAACCCTGACGAAGAGGTCGGCTCGGTCGGCTCCGGCGAAGCCATTGCCGCGCTGGCCGCGCAGCACGACGTAGTGCTGTCGTGCGAGCCCACCGCGGCCAAGGATGTGGTCAAGGCCGAGTCGCTGCTGCTGGGTGCCTCTGGCACCGCCACTGCCACCATGCAGGTCAAGGGCCGCGCATCCCACGCCGGCGCCGCGCCGGAGCGCGGCCGCAATGCGCTGATCGAACTCGCCCACCAGCTGCAGCAGACGCGCGACACCGCCAGCCAGGTGCCGGGCTCGCAGCTGAATTGGACCC
Protein-coding regions in this window:
- a CDS encoding M20/M25/M40 family metallo-hydrolase; the encoded protein is MPFSVRHVAVAAALTLAGAGTLASAAQPDAALLSAAQSAQPALVQSLKEMVTIESGSANAKGLAQMAGYTEKRLKALGAKVERMPVTKGPGTMVKATFTGTGKRRIMLIAHMDTVYPENTLATQPIREEGNRLYGPGIADDKGGIAVILHSLEILKNQGWRDYAQITVLFNPDEEVGSVGSGEAIAALAAQHDVVLSCEPTAAKDVVKAESLLLGASGTATATMQVKGRASHAGAAPERGRNALIELAHQLQQTRDTASQVPGSQLNWTQAQAGTVRNQIPESAVAYGDVRTTAAGAAEKLKVALQEKAKSSQLVPETQTTVTMEEGRPPFVADARGRALAKRAQEIYAELDGRTLALAEGTGGATDASYAARSGKPAVVESFGLAGFGYHARDEYIELDSIVPRLYLMTRILQDIGRN